In Staphylococcus lloydii, the following proteins share a genomic window:
- the hemW gene encoding radical SAM family heme chaperone HemW: protein MKVKSAYIHIPFCVKICTYCDFNKYFIQNQPVDHYLDCLIKEMEMSETRELQTMFVGGGTPTALDVHQLEKLLIAINNLFTITGEYSFEANPDELTIEKLQLLKRYGVNRLSMGVQTFNPKLLEVLGRSHKTEDIYSAVENARTVGFESISLDLMYQLPQQSLEDFKESLDLALALDIDHISSYGLILEPQTQFYNMYRKGKLSMPNEDVGEAMYEYLITRMHSSEMHQYELSNFGKVGHESEHNKVYWKNEGYYGFGAGASGYVDGERYTNVNPVNHYIKKIENNERPILHATQPTRTEQMEEEMFLGLRMNQGVSISRFHEKFDISINEIFGQTLSDLLERGLIKQSDDYFSLTERGKVIGNEVFEAFLLSV, encoded by the coding sequence ATGAAAGTGAAGAGTGCATATATCCATATTCCATTTTGCGTTAAAATTTGTACTTATTGTGACTTTAATAAGTATTTTATTCAAAACCAACCTGTTGATCATTATTTGGATTGTCTGATCAAAGAAATGGAAATGAGCGAAACAAGAGAGTTACAAACGATGTTTGTCGGTGGAGGGACACCTACCGCTTTAGATGTACATCAGTTAGAAAAGTTATTAATAGCTATCAATAACTTATTTACAATTACTGGTGAATATAGTTTTGAAGCTAATCCTGACGAGCTAACCATTGAAAAGTTACAGTTATTAAAACGTTATGGTGTAAATCGTTTATCGATGGGCGTACAAACGTTTAATCCTAAACTGTTAGAGGTATTAGGTAGGAGTCATAAAACTGAAGATATATATTCGGCAGTCGAAAATGCAAGAACTGTGGGCTTTGAATCTATTAGTTTAGATTTAATGTATCAACTACCGCAACAATCATTAGAAGATTTTAAAGAAAGTTTAGATTTAGCATTAGCACTAGATATTGATCATATTTCTAGTTATGGTCTGATTTTAGAACCACAAACTCAATTTTATAATATGTATAGAAAAGGAAAATTGTCTATGCCCAATGAGGATGTTGGTGAAGCAATGTATGAATATTTAATAACAAGAATGCACAGTAGTGAAATGCACCAATATGAATTATCCAATTTTGGTAAAGTTGGTCATGAGTCAGAACATAATAAAGTATATTGGAAGAACGAGGGTTATTATGGCTTTGGTGCTGGCGCAAGTGGCTATGTAGATGGGGAACGTTACACTAATGTTAACCCAGTAAATCACTATATTAAAAAAATCGAAAATAATGAACGCCCAATTTTACATGCCACTCAACCTACTAGAACTGAACAAATGGAAGAGGAAATGTTTTTAGGTTTAAGAATGAATCAAGGCGTTAGCATTTCACGTTTCCATGAGAAGTTCGATATTTCTATAAATGAAATCTTTGGTCAAACACTTTCTGATTTATTAGAAAGAGGATTGATCAAACAAAGCGATGATTATTTTTCATTAACTGAACGTGGGAAAGTCATTGGTAACGAGGTTTTCGAAGCTTTTTTATTAAGCGTGTAA
- the hrcA gene encoding heat-inducible transcriptional repressor HrcA: MITHRQLSILNAIVEDYVDTDQPVGSKSLIERHNLNVSPATIRNEMKQLESLNLIEKTHTSSGRSPSELGFRYYVDQLLNQTSHQQQQKFQRIREILIEHQYNISTALDAFANELSIASQYTTLVMRPNHKQDIISNIHLVRANDYLVVMVVVFTSGHVEHLHLATQSRLDNDELNKISNFVTAKYNELSTYHFENDLNSFTQSVNERKFIRDMLETLQLHFDNQSNGIFMGGKVKLIDALNETNVSSIQPILQYIESNKINDLLNEMSGSSINVKIGHEIDDSLSDISIVSSDYHIDDRLKGKIAVIGPTAMNYQNVIHLLNKIW, from the coding sequence ATGATTACTCATAGACAATTGAGCATTTTAAATGCCATTGTTGAAGATTATGTCGATACTGACCAACCAGTCGGTTCAAAGTCTTTGATAGAGCGACATAATTTAAATGTTAGCCCTGCTACTATTAGAAATGAGATGAAACAGTTAGAATCTCTAAACCTAATAGAAAAGACACATACGTCTTCTGGAAGATCACCTTCCGAACTAGGGTTTAGATATTATGTAGATCAATTATTAAATCAAACATCTCATCAACAACAACAAAAATTCCAACGTATTAGAGAAATATTAATTGAACATCAATATAATATTTCGACTGCTTTAGATGCTTTCGCAAATGAATTATCTATCGCTTCACAGTATACTACGTTGGTTATGCGTCCGAATCATAAACAAGATATTATAAGTAATATTCACTTAGTCCGTGCTAATGATTATTTAGTAGTAATGGTTGTTGTGTTTACTTCAGGGCATGTTGAACACTTACATTTAGCTACTCAAAGTCGTTTAGACAATGATGAGTTAAACAAAATTTCAAATTTTGTCACTGCTAAATACAATGAGTTGTCCACATACCACTTCGAAAATGATTTAAATTCATTTACACAGTCTGTGAATGAACGTAAATTTATTCGAGATATGCTAGAGACATTACAATTACATTTTGATAATCAAAGTAATGGCATTTTTATGGGTGGAAAGGTTAAACTAATTGATGCGTTGAATGAAACCAACGTCTCATCAATACAACCTATTTTACAATATATTGAGTCTAATAAAATAAATGACTTACTCAATGAAATGTCAGGTTCGTCCATTAATGTCAAAATAGGACATGAAATTGACGATAGCTTAAGTGATATTTCTATCGTTTCAAGTGATTATCATATTGATGATAGATTAAAAGGTAAGATTGCGGTAATTGGACCTACTGCAATGAACTATCAAAATGTAATACATTTACTAAATAAGATTTGGTAA
- the grpE gene encoding nucleotide exchange factor GrpE, which yields MTENNESVSNNQETEAETSQTANQNHENDSAASVAEEQTQDANDNLQDNETETTENEAEQVDPKDAEIEKLQQEVQQNEEKYLRLYAEFENYKRRIQKENQTMKEYQAQSVLNDILPTIDNIERALQIDGEDEQFVSLKKGVQMVYDSLLKALQDNGLERIESEGQQFDPNFHQAVMQDNNDEFETGQVTQELQTGYKLKDRVLRPSMVKVNE from the coding sequence ATGACTGAGAACAACGAATCAGTAAGCAACAATCAAGAAACAGAAGCAGAGACATCTCAAACGGCTAACCAAAATCATGAAAATGATTCTGCCGCTAGTGTTGCTGAAGAACAAACACAAGATGCGAACGATAACCTGCAAGACAACGAAACAGAAACAACTGAAAATGAAGCAGAACAGGTTGATCCTAAAGACGCAGAAATTGAAAAACTTCAACAAGAAGTTCAGCAAAATGAAGAAAAATATTTACGTTTATATGCAGAATTTGAAAACTATAAACGTCGTATTCAAAAAGAAAATCAAACAATGAAAGAATATCAAGCACAAAGTGTGTTAAATGATATTTTACCAACAATTGATAATATTGAACGTGCTTTACAAATAGATGGGGAAGATGAACAATTTGTTTCACTTAAAAAAGGTGTGCAAATGGTTTATGATAGCCTTTTAAAAGCACTTCAAGACAATGGCCTAGAAAGAATTGAATCAGAAGGTCAACAATTTGATCCAAATTTCCATCAAGCAGTGATGCAAGATAATAATGATGAGTTTGAAACAGGTCAAGTTACTCAAGAATTACAAACAGGATACAAATTAAAAGATCGTGTACTTAGACCTTCAATGGTTAAAGTAAATGAATAA
- the dnaK gene encoding molecular chaperone DnaK, with translation MSKVIGIDLGTTNSCVAVLEGDEPKVIQNPEGARTTPSVVAFKNGETQVGEVAKRQAITNANTIQSIKRHMGTDYKVDIEGKSYTPQEISAMILQNLKKTAEDYLGDTVDKAVVTVPAYFNDAERQATKDAGKIAGLEVERIINEPTAAALAYGLDKTESDQKVLVFDLGGGTFDVSILELGDGVFEVLSTSGDNKLGGDDFDQVIIDYLVSEFKKENGVDLSQDKMALQRLKDAAEKAKKDLSGVSQTQISLPFISAGESGPLHLEINLTRSKFEELADSLIRRTMEPTRQAMKDAGLSSSDIDEVILVGGSTRIPAVQEAVKKEINKDPHKGVNPDEVVAMGAAIQGGVITGDVKDVVLLDVTPLSLGIEIMGGRMNTLIERNTTIPTSKSQVYSTAADNQPAVDIHVLQGERPMASDNKTLGRFQLTDIPPAPRGVPQIEVTFDIDKNGIVNVTAKDLGTNKEQNITIQSSNTLSDDEIDRMVKDAEENAEADEKRREESDLRNEADSLVFQVEKTITDLGENVSEEDKSNAEEKKEALKSALEGSDLDDIKAKKEELEQVVQDLSAKVYQQAQEQAQAQQGEQGQAQDDNVEDADFKEVNDDDEQKK, from the coding sequence ATGAGTAAAGTAATAGGTATTGATTTAGGTACTACAAATTCATGTGTTGCTGTATTAGAAGGTGACGAACCTAAAGTTATTCAAAACCCTGAAGGTGCAAGAACTACACCATCAGTAGTTGCATTCAAAAACGGTGAAACACAAGTTGGTGAAGTTGCTAAAAGACAAGCAATCACTAATGCTAACACTATCCAATCAATTAAACGTCATATGGGTACTGACTATAAAGTTGATATCGAAGGAAAATCTTATACACCTCAAGAAATTTCAGCAATGATTTTACAAAACCTTAAAAAAACAGCTGAAGATTATTTAGGTGACACAGTAGATAAAGCTGTTGTAACTGTTCCAGCTTATTTCAATGATGCTGAACGTCAAGCTACTAAAGACGCTGGTAAAATTGCTGGTTTAGAAGTAGAACGTATCATTAACGAACCAACTGCAGCTGCTTTAGCTTATGGTTTAGACAAAACTGAAAGCGACCAAAAAGTATTAGTATTTGACCTTGGTGGCGGTACTTTTGACGTTTCTATCTTAGAATTAGGTGACGGCGTATTTGAAGTACTATCAACATCAGGTGACAACAAACTAGGTGGGGATGACTTTGACCAAGTTATCATCGATTATCTAGTATCTGAATTCAAAAAAGAAAATGGCGTAGACTTAAGCCAAGACAAAATGGCATTACAACGTCTTAAAGACGCTGCTGAAAAAGCTAAAAAAGACTTATCTGGTGTATCTCAAACACAAATTTCTCTACCATTCATTTCAGCAGGAGAAAGTGGTCCATTACACTTAGAAATTAACTTAACTCGTTCTAAATTTGAAGAGTTAGCTGATAGCTTAATCAGAAGAACTATGGAACCAACTCGTCAAGCTATGAAAGATGCTGGTTTATCTAGCTCTGACATTGATGAAGTAATTCTAGTTGGTGGTTCTACAAGAATCCCTGCAGTTCAAGAAGCTGTTAAAAAAGAAATCAATAAAGACCCACACAAAGGTGTTAACCCAGACGAAGTTGTAGCTATGGGTGCTGCAATCCAAGGTGGCGTAATCACTGGTGATGTTAAAGACGTAGTATTATTAGACGTAACTCCACTTTCATTAGGTATCGAAATCATGGGTGGACGTATGAATACTCTAATTGAAAGAAATACTACTATCCCAACATCTAAATCACAAGTTTACTCTACAGCTGCAGATAACCAACCAGCCGTTGATATTCACGTATTACAAGGTGAACGTCCAATGGCATCAGATAACAAAACATTGGGTAGATTCCAATTAACTGATATTCCACCAGCTCCACGTGGTGTGCCACAAATCGAAGTAACATTCGATATCGATAAAAATGGTATTGTTAACGTTACTGCGAAAGACTTAGGTACTAACAAAGAACAAAATATCACTATCCAATCAAGCAATACTTTATCTGATGATGAAATCGATCGTATGGTTAAAGATGCTGAAGAAAATGCAGAAGCAGACGAAAAACGTCGTGAAGAAAGTGATCTTAGAAACGAAGCTGACAGCTTAGTATTCCAAGTTGAAAAAACAATCACTGACTTAGGCGAAAATGTATCTGAAGAAGATAAATCAAATGCTGAAGAGAAAAAAGAAGCATTAAAATCAGCACTTGAAGGTTCAGACCTTGACGATATTAAAGCTAAAAAAGAAGAATTAGAACAAGTAGTTCAAGACTTATCAGCTAAAGTATATCAACAAGCTCAAGAACAAGCGCAAGCTCAACAAGGTGAACAAGGACAAGCACAAGACGATAACGTTGAAGATGCTGATTTTAAAGAAGTTAACGATGACGACGAACAAAAAAAATAA
- the dnaJ gene encoding molecular chaperone DnaJ: protein MAKRDYYEVLGVSKDASKDEIKKAYRKLSKKYHPDINSEEGADEKFKEISEAYEVLGDENKRANYDQFGHSGPQGGFGGQGFGGQDFSGFGGGGFEDIFSSFFGGGRQRDPNGPRKGDDLQYTMTVTFDEAVFGTEKEISIRKDVTCHTCDGEGAKPGSKKKTCNYCNGAGHVSVEQNTILGRVRTEKVCPVCDGSGQEFEEPCETCHGKGTENKTVKIKVTVPEGVDNEQQIRLAGEGTPGENGGPHGDLYVVFRVKPSEKFERMGDDIYYSLDITFPQAALGDEIKVPTLKSSVMLTVPAGTQTGKQFRLKDKGIKNVHGYGYGDLFVNVNVVTPTKINDRQRELLREFAEINGEELSEQPSNFRDKAKRFFKGE, encoded by the coding sequence GTGGCCAAACGAGATTACTATGAGGTCTTAGGTGTAAGCAAAGACGCATCAAAAGACGAAATTAAAAAAGCTTACCGTAAACTTTCTAAAAAATATCATCCGGATATTAATAGCGAAGAAGGTGCAGACGAAAAGTTCAAAGAGATTTCAGAAGCTTATGAAGTACTAGGCGATGAAAATAAAAGAGCTAACTATGATCAATTCGGTCATAGTGGACCACAAGGTGGCTTTGGTGGTCAAGGATTCGGCGGTCAAGACTTTAGTGGTTTCGGCGGTGGCGGATTTGAAGACATCTTTAGTTCATTCTTCGGTGGCGGCCGTCAACGTGACCCTAATGGACCTAGAAAAGGTGACGATTTACAATATACAATGACAGTTACCTTTGATGAAGCTGTATTTGGTACTGAAAAAGAAATTTCTATCAGAAAAGACGTCACTTGTCATACTTGTGATGGTGAAGGTGCTAAACCTGGTTCTAAGAAAAAGACTTGTAACTATTGTAATGGTGCTGGTCATGTTTCAGTTGAACAAAATACCATCTTAGGCAGAGTTAGAACAGAAAAAGTTTGTCCAGTCTGTGATGGTTCAGGACAAGAATTTGAAGAACCTTGTGAAACTTGTCATGGTAAAGGTACAGAAAATAAAACTGTTAAAATTAAAGTTACTGTGCCAGAAGGCGTAGACAATGAACAACAAATTAGATTAGCAGGTGAAGGTACACCAGGCGAAAATGGTGGCCCTCACGGAGATTTATATGTTGTATTCAGAGTTAAACCTTCAGAAAAATTCGAAAGAATGGGCGATGATATTTATTACAGCCTAGATATCACATTCCCACAAGCCGCTTTAGGTGATGAAATCAAAGTACCAACGCTTAAAAGTAGCGTAATGTTAACCGTACCTGCCGGAACGCAAACTGGTAAGCAATTCCGCTTAAAAGATAAAGGTATTAAAAACGTACATGGCTATGGTTACGGCGATTTATTCGTAAATGTAAATGTAGTAACGCCAACTAAAATCAATGATCGACAAAGAGAACTTTTAAGAGAATTTGCCGAGATTAATGGCGAAGAATTATCTGAACAACCATCAAATTTTAGAGACAAAGCTAAACGCTTCTTTAAAGGAGAATAA
- the prmA gene encoding 50S ribosomal protein L11 methyltransferase has translation MQWTEVSITVNHDVASLVSNILEDYGSNGVVIEDSNDLNHDFEDKFGEIYDLSKDAYPDTGVRLKAYFNEIKFTNDLKSNIIESIKSLESLNHDVFDYQETNIQEQDWENEWKNYFHPFRASERFTIVPSWENYQKTDSDELCIELDPGMAFGTGDHPTTNMCLKAIEKYVDANDSVIDVGTGSGILSIAAHLLGVKRIKALDLDEMAVKVAVDNFKKNNCEDSIEAVPGNLLTEETEKFDVVIANILAHIIDEMIDDAYNTLNKDGYFITSGIIEEKHEEIIEHMKRTGFKIISVNHDNSWVCIVGQKESE, from the coding sequence ATGCAGTGGACCGAAGTTTCCATAACAGTTAATCACGACGTAGCTTCTTTAGTTAGTAACATATTAGAAGATTATGGCTCTAACGGAGTTGTTATTGAAGACTCAAATGATTTGAACCACGATTTCGAAGATAAATTTGGTGAAATTTATGATTTAAGTAAAGATGCATATCCAGATACTGGTGTAAGACTTAAAGCATATTTTAATGAGATAAAATTCACCAATGATTTAAAGTCTAACATTATCGAATCAATCAAGTCGCTTGAATCCTTAAACCATGATGTTTTTGATTATCAAGAAACTAACATTCAAGAACAAGACTGGGAAAATGAATGGAAAAATTATTTTCATCCATTTAGAGCGTCTGAACGATTTACTATTGTTCCAAGTTGGGAAAATTATCAAAAAACAGATTCAGATGAATTATGTATTGAACTAGATCCTGGCATGGCCTTTGGTACGGGCGACCATCCAACTACTAATATGTGTTTAAAAGCTATTGAAAAATACGTCGATGCTAACGACAGTGTCATAGATGTAGGGACTGGGTCAGGTATATTGAGTATCGCTGCACATTTACTAGGTGTAAAACGTATCAAAGCTTTAGATCTCGATGAAATGGCTGTTAAAGTAGCGGTTGATAATTTTAAAAAGAATAACTGTGAAGATTCAATCGAAGCTGTACCTGGTAACTTATTAACTGAGGAAACTGAAAAATTTGATGTGGTTATAGCAAATATTTTAGCTCATATTATTGATGAAATGATTGATGATGCTTATAATACTTTAAATAAAGATGGTTATTTTATTACTTCTGGTATAATAGAAGAAAAGCACGAAGAAATAATCGAACATATGAAGCGTACAGGATTTAAAATCATTTCAGTAAACCACGATAATAGTTGGGTCTGTATTGTGGGACAGAAAGAGAGCGAATAA
- a CDS encoding 16S rRNA (uracil(1498)-N(3))-methyltransferase, with translation MQRYFLNQNADFNQRFFITQSDDIHHITKVMRHQIGDEIIVTFNEQVAYQCEITNIENERIEIITVQQLDINTELPQAVTICSGLIKADKYEWLLQKATELGAHHFIATTMDRSVAKLNASKVEKKLERWQKIAKEAAEQSYRLIIPNVEYVSNLQVLCDNIDKYDYVLVAYEDAAKNGETNNFKTLLQHFEPNTSVLVIFGPEGGFSETEIKLLDKVGKQIGLGPRILRAETAPLYVLSAISYQKELLG, from the coding sequence TTGCAAAGATATTTTTTAAACCAAAACGCTGATTTTAATCAGCGTTTTTTTATTACACAAAGTGATGATATTCATCATATTACTAAGGTTATGCGACATCAGATTGGTGACGAAATTATAGTTACCTTTAATGAGCAAGTAGCTTATCAATGTGAAATTACCAACATTGAAAATGAACGTATAGAGATTATAACTGTACAACAATTAGACATTAATACCGAATTACCACAAGCTGTGACGATTTGTAGTGGACTTATTAAAGCTGATAAATATGAGTGGTTATTACAAAAAGCAACTGAATTAGGTGCACATCATTTTATCGCAACGACAATGGATCGTTCTGTCGCTAAATTAAATGCTTCAAAAGTAGAAAAAAAATTAGAAAGATGGCAAAAAATTGCCAAAGAAGCAGCAGAACAAAGTTATAGATTAATCATACCTAACGTTGAATATGTGTCGAATTTACAAGTTTTATGTGATAATATAGATAAATATGATTATGTACTTGTAGCATATGAAGATGCAGCGAAGAATGGTGAAACCAATAATTTCAAAACTTTATTACAACATTTCGAACCTAATACAAGCGTATTAGTAATTTTCGGACCAGAGGGTGGCTTTTCCGAAACAGAGATTAAATTGTTAGATAAAGTAGGCAAACAAATTGGTTTAGGACCAAGAATTTTACGGGCAGAAACTGCACCATTATATGTGTTGAGTGCGATAAGTTATCAAAAAGAACTATTGGGGTGA
- the mtaB gene encoding tRNA (N(6)-L-threonylcarbamoyladenosine(37)-C(2))-methylthiotransferase MtaB, translating to MSTVAFHTLGCKVNHYETEAIWQLFKEADYDRVDFETNADVFVINTCTVTNTGDKKSRQVIRRAIRQNPDAVVCVTGCYAQTSPAEIMEIPGVDIVVGTQDRTKLIGYIEQYKQERQPINGVGNIMKNRTYEELEVPYFTDRTRASLKIQEGCNNFCTFCIIPWARGLMRSRDPEKVVEQATQLVDSGYKEIVLTGIHTGGYGQDLKNYNLAQLLRDLETIDGLERIRISSIEASQLTDEVIDVIAASNKVVRHLHIPLQSGSDSVLKRMRRKYSMAHFSERLTKLHAALPGLAVTSDVIVGFPGETEEEFQETYDFIVDHHFSELHVFPYSPRIGTPAARMDDQIDEDIKNERVHRLINLSDQLAKTYASNFEDDVLEVIPEEVGSEEGTLVGYADNYMKIQFKGDESLIGQLVKVKIVKADYPINEGELLRVIDHATNKSEHKVLV from the coding sequence ATGTCCACAGTTGCATTTCATACTTTAGGTTGCAAAGTAAATCACTATGAGACAGAAGCAATTTGGCAATTATTCAAAGAAGCTGATTACGACAGAGTAGATTTTGAAACAAATGCTGACGTGTTTGTTATTAATACATGTACAGTAACTAATACTGGAGATAAAAAAAGCAGACAAGTTATACGTCGTGCAATAAGACAAAATCCAGACGCGGTTGTATGTGTAACAGGTTGTTACGCACAAACTTCACCGGCAGAAATAATGGAAATACCTGGTGTAGATATTGTCGTTGGTACTCAAGATCGTACTAAATTAATTGGTTACATAGAACAATATAAACAAGAACGACAACCAATTAACGGTGTGGGTAATATTATGAAAAATCGTACTTATGAAGAATTAGAAGTACCTTATTTTACAGACCGTACACGTGCTTCATTGAAGATACAAGAAGGTTGTAATAATTTCTGCACTTTCTGTATTATTCCATGGGCAAGAGGGTTAATGCGTTCACGTGATCCTGAAAAAGTTGTAGAACAAGCAACACAACTCGTTGATTCTGGTTATAAAGAAATAGTATTAACTGGTATCCACACTGGTGGCTACGGTCAAGACTTAAAAAATTATAATCTAGCTCAATTATTACGTGATTTAGAAACGATTGATGGTTTAGAACGTATACGTATTTCATCTATAGAAGCAAGTCAGTTAACTGACGAAGTTATCGATGTTATTGCAGCGTCAAACAAAGTCGTTAGACACTTGCACATACCATTACAATCAGGGTCTGACTCAGTGTTAAAAAGAATGAGACGTAAATATTCTATGGCGCATTTTTCTGAGAGATTAACGAAATTACACGCTGCATTACCAGGTTTAGCTGTAACAAGTGATGTCATAGTTGGATTCCCTGGCGAAACTGAAGAAGAATTCCAAGAAACATATGATTTCATTGTTGATCATCATTTCTCAGAATTACACGTCTTCCCATATTCTCCTAGAATTGGTACACCTGCAGCCAGAATGGATGATCAAATAGATGAAGACATTAAAAACGAGCGTGTACATCGTCTAATCAATTTAAGTGATCAATTGGCTAAAACATACGCTTCTAACTTTGAAGACGATGTTTTAGAAGTGATTCCTGAAGAAGTAGGTAGCGAAGAAGGTACTTTAGTCGGTTATGCAGATAATTACATGAAGATTCAATTTAAAGGTGATGAATCATTAATTGGACAACTCGTAAAAGTCAAAATCGTTAAAGCTGATTACCCAATCAATGAAGGGGAATTACTCCGTGTAATTGATCATGCTACAAATAAGTCAGAACATAAAGTTTTAGTATAA
- the rpsU gene encoding 30S ribosomal protein S21, whose translation MSKTVVKKNESLEDALRRFKRSVSKSGTIQEVRKREFYEKPSVKRKKKSEAARKRKFK comes from the coding sequence ATGTCTAAAACAGTAGTCAAAAAAAACGAATCACTTGAAGATGCGTTACGTCGATTCAAACGCTCTGTTTCTAAAAGCGGTACTATTCAAGAAGTGCGTAAACGCGAATTTTACGAAAAACCAAGTGTTAAACGTAAAAAGAAATCAGAAGCTGCACGTAAACGTAAATTCAAATAA
- a CDS encoding NfeD family protein, translating to MTSIQSHSWLDNLANFIVSPVIALILTCVIFLGLLYQLYSKRINIIGIIATLAMLIFFLGFLIKGDVNLITVILFSIGVLFVIIELFIVGAVIGIIGLTLIIFSIITLGDNLVFMIGNVVIALILAIVEWVILVKIFKRNIPFLDKVVLKDSTNAESGYTSHDDRSYLVGETALTMTDLRPAGIISINNERIDAVSDGSFILRNKSVKILEVEGTRVVVREI from the coding sequence ATGACCTCAATCCAAAGCCATAGTTGGTTAGATAACTTGGCTAATTTTATCGTAAGTCCAGTAATAGCTTTAATATTAACTTGTGTTATATTTTTAGGTCTTCTATATCAATTATATTCTAAAAGGATTAATATCATTGGTATTATTGCTACTTTAGCAATGTTAATTTTCTTTTTAGGCTTCTTAATTAAAGGTGATGTTAATTTAATCACTGTGATTTTATTTAGTATCGGTGTATTATTCGTCATTATCGAACTATTTATTGTAGGCGCAGTAATCGGCATCATTGGTTTAACATTAATAATATTTAGTATTATTACATTGGGCGATAATTTGGTTTTCATGATAGGTAATGTTGTAATAGCATTAATTTTAGCAATCGTCGAGTGGGTGATATTAGTGAAAATTTTCAAACGTAACATACCATTTTTAGATAAAGTTGTATTAAAAGATTCTACTAATGCTGAATCTGGTTACACATCTCATGATGACCGCTCTTATTTAGTTGGCGAAACAGCATTAACAATGACTGATTTACGACCAGCTGGTATTATCTCAATCAATAACGAACGTATTGATGCAGTTTCAGATGGCTCATTTATTTTACGCAATAAAAGTGTGAAAATTCTTGAAGTTGAAGGTACGCGTGTTGTTGTTAGAGAAATTTAA
- the floA gene encoding flotillin-like protein FloA (flotillin-like protein involved in membrane lipid rafts), translating to MLISIGIIVVIVIIALLILFSFVPVGLWISAIAAGVKVGIGTLVGMRLRRVSPRKVIAPLIKAHKAGLNLTTNQLESHYLAGGNVDRVVDANIAAQRADINLPFERGAAIDLAGRDVLEAVQMSVNPKVIETPFIAGVAMNGIEVKAKARITVRANIARLVGGAGEETIIARVGEGIVSTIGSSQHHTEVLENPDNISKTVLSKGLDSGTAFEILSIDIADVDISKNIGADLQTEQALADKNIAQAKAEERRAMAVAQEQEMKAKVQEMRSKVVEAEAEVPLAMAEALRSGNIGVGDYYNLKNIEADTGMRNAINKRTNNNEDESPEE from the coding sequence ATGCTAATTAGTATAGGTATTATCGTAGTAATAGTTATTATTGCATTATTAATATTGTTTTCATTTGTACCTGTCGGTTTATGGATCTCAGCCATAGCTGCCGGTGTTAAAGTAGGAATCGGTACGCTAGTAGGTATGAGATTAAGAAGGGTATCACCGAGAAAAGTTATTGCACCATTGATTAAAGCACATAAAGCAGGTTTAAATTTAACTACGAATCAATTAGAGTCACACTATCTTGCAGGTGGTAATGTTGATAGAGTAGTTGATGCTAATATTGCCGCTCAAAGAGCAGATATTAATTTACCATTTGAACGTGGTGCGGCTATTGACTTAGCAGGCCGTGACGTGCTTGAAGCCGTTCAAATGTCAGTAAATCCAAAAGTAATCGAAACACCATTTATTGCTGGTGTTGCAATGAACGGTATCGAGGTTAAAGCAAAAGCTAGAATTACGGTACGTGCAAATATTGCTAGACTAGTAGGTGGTGCTGGTGAAGAAACAATCATCGCACGTGTTGGTGAAGGTATCGTTTCAACGATTGGTTCAAGCCAACATCACACTGAAGTATTAGAAAACCCTGACAACATTTCAAAAACTGTACTAAGTAAAGGTTTAGACTCAGGTACTGCATTTGAAATACTATCAATTGATATTGCTGACGTTGATATTAGTAAAAACATTGGTGCCGACTTACAAACTGAACAAGCACTTGCTGATAAAAATATTGCACAAGCTAAAGCGGAAGAACGTAGAGCAATGGCAGTAGCTCAAGAACAAGAAATGAAAGCCAAAGTTCAAGAAATGCGTTCTAAAGTTGTTGAAGCCGAAGCAGAAGTTCCACTTGCAATGGCTGAAGCATTACGTTCAGGCAACATCGGTGTTGGAGATTACTACAATCTAAAAAATATTGAAGCTGATACAGGAATGCGTAACGCAATTAATAAACGTACGAACAACAACGAAGACGAATCACCAGAAGAATAA